Below is a genomic region from Rhodococcus sp. WMMA185.
GCTCGAAGTACCAGATCACTTGCTCGCCCGAGGGGTGTTGGTCTGGACGGCACTGTTCGGGGCGGTCAACTTCGAGGTCTTCGGGCAATACGGCAGTGACACGTACACCCGGCCCGGCGAGTTGTTCGAGCACCACCTTGCAGTGCTGGCGGAGACGGCGGGATTTCCGCCCGAGTGATGGCCGCGGGCCGCGTCCTGCGTCCCACATGGTCGTGGTCGGTGGGATGATGTTCTGGTGGCGCATGGAGAAGAACCAGAGGACCGAACGGCGTCGACGGAACCGGTGGTCCGGCCCGGCAGCCTGTTGGTCTCGTCGACAGATCTCGTCGAACCGGCATTCCGTCGCACAGTGATCTACGTGATCGAACACAATGACGCCGGCAGCCTTGGCGTGGTCATCAACCGCCCCAGTGAAACCGCAGTCCACGACGTACTTCCGCAGTGGTCTGCGCTAGCTGCGCCTCCAGGCGTCCTGTATGTGGGCGGCCCGGTCAAGCGGGACGCAGCGCTGTGCCTGGCGACGTTGCGCACGGGTGCGCAGGCCTCTGGTGTCCCGGGGCTACGCCGTGTGCACGGTCGCGTAGTGATGGTGGATCTCGATTCCGATCCCGAGACCATCGCGCCGCTCGTGGAGGGAGTCCGGATTTTTGCCGGCTACTCGGGCTGGACCTACGGTCAACTCGATTCCGAACTGCAACGCGAGGATTGGATCGTGGTTTCGGCCCTCGCGTCGGACGTAGTCGCGCCGGCACGCGTGGACGTGTGGGCCCAGGTGCTCCGCCGTCAGCCCCTACCCCTCGCCATTCTCGCCACACACCCGGTTGACGTCGAGCGCAATTAGCCGACCGACACGCCCCGTCACATCCCCGTGGCGTCGGACGCCGGTGGTATCAACAGGATGCGGATACCAAGAGGTGAGGAGGGCGGCGCACATGCTCGATGCCTGCCACGGAACGCTGATCATGCATGAGCTCTATCCCGCCGAGTGCACGGACGAAACGTGTGACGAGTTGTCCGAGGTCCGGCACGCGCTGATCATCGGCTGCGACGAGCTCGACGATTGCGGTTGCCGAGGCGAACGCCCTCAGGAACTGCCTCGCGCTTCCTGAACATCAAGCGCAAACTGCACCCCGATCTCCGCCGCGAGCCACTGACGCAACCGCGGAAGGTGGCTGCCCGGCCAATACAGCTGGTCGCAATCGCGACAGCGCGTGAAATCGTGCGCGTATTGCGCGACGCTCGGCGGCGCCGCGTCGAGTCCCACTTCCCGCGGAACCGGTTCGAGGAGGCCGTTGCATCGTGCGCACCTGGTGAAGGGTGCGATCTGAGATTCAAGATCGAAGCGGTCCAGCATTTCTCGTAGCTGATGACGCGGGTTCGTTTCGTGTACGAAGGCACCGTGTGTGAGCGCCGATCGTTTGAGCAGTCCCGTATCCCGCGTCAGGACTATGCGGTGCTCGGCCAGGGAGATGTTCACCAGATCGATGTCGGCGAAGTCGTTGCGGTAGCGGGTGTCGAAACCGAGCAGTCGTAGGTAGCCGGCGAGGCGGCCGAGGTGCACGTCCAGCACGAACCTCGGTTGCCGCAGGGGCCGGGGCCTCAGCACGGTCACGTCAGTGAGGTCGAAACGCTCGAACATCGGATACACGGCGACACGTTCGCCGCCGCGAAGCAGGTGGGTGAAACCGACCGACACCCCGTCGACGAGGATCAGATCGACCTCGGTGTGTGGCACCCCCAGCGCCTCGATCCGGTCCTTGACCGAGGGTGTGCCGTCGAAGTCGTGCTCGAAGGTCTGCTGTCGGAGCACAGGCGGCAAGAAGTCGTTCAACTCCTCGTAGAAGCGGAACTCACAACGGCTCAGCGGCATCGCAGATCACCTCGGGTGGCCCCGAGTCTATCGCCGGGCGGCGCGAATGTGACCTGCGAGATTCGTCCCCAACCCCGACGAGAGGGCACCCGGTATCAGTTCCTACAGTGGAACGTCCCGCGCACCCGCGTGTCCACTGTGCATCACAGGTCTCTGCCGATGCCGGCACCGACTCGCATGCGCCAACCAATGCCGAAACAGGAGGACCACATGGGTTTCTGGGATCAACTCAAAGCCAAGACGCAGGAGTTGAACGGGCAACTCCAGGTGAAGACTGCGCAGTTCAAGAACAAGGAGTTCGCCAATGGTGCCATGGCGATGTGCGCGCTCATCGCGGCCGCCGACGGCCGCATCGATCCTTCCGAACGGCAGAAGACGGCCGCTCTGATCATGTCCAACGAAGCACTCAAAGTGTTTGCACCGGATGAGCTTAGGCAGAAGTTCGACTGGTTTTGCGACAAGCTCCAGGGCGACTACGATTTCGGCAAGGTGGAGGCCACCGCAACGATTGGCAGGCTGAAGGCGAAGCCCGAGCAGGCACGCGCCGTGATCCAGGTCGGCATCATCATCGGCGGCGCCGACGGTGATTTCGACGCCGACGAGAAGATGGCGGTCAAACAAGCGTGCTTTGCCGTGGGTATCGACCCCGGCGAGTTCGACCTTTGAGTCGACCGTCGGGCACCGGTCGCTCGGATTCTGTTCAGCGGCAGGAGTTGAAGTTCCATAGCGCCGCCTGAACGGTGACTTCCACGCACAGCAACAAGTCAAGGAGGACGAATCATGGGCGTAAGCCTGACAAAGGGTGGAAATATCTCGTTGACGAAGGAGGCCCCCGGGTTGACCGCGGTCGCCGTCGGTCTCGGCTGGGATCTTCGCACCACGACTGGGCAGGACTTCGACCTCGACGCTTCCGCCATCGCGGTGGGCGCCGACAAGAAGGTCGTATCCCCCAAGCACTTCGTGTTCTACAACAATCTCGAGTCGCCAGAGGGTGCGATCAAGCACACCGGCGATAACCTGACCGGTGAGGGAGAAGGCGACGACGAGGTCATCAAGGTCGACCTCACGGCCGTACCGGCGAACATCGAGTCCATCGTGTTCCCCGTGGCAATCTACGACGCCGATAGTCGCTCGCAGTCGTTCGGCCAGGTCAGCAACGCGTTCATCCGCGTCGTCAATCAGGCCGATAACTCGGAACTCGCGCGCTACGACCTGTCGGAGGATGCCTCCACCGAAACCGCGATGGTGTTCGGCGAGCTCTACCGCCACGGATCGGACTGGAAGTTCCGCGCGATCGGCCAGGGCTACGCATCGGGTCTAGCGGGCATCGCCCGCGACTACGGCGTCAACGCCTAGACCTACATCCCTTCACGGCGGCGCGCTGATCAGGATCGGCTGCGCCGCCGTTGGCGGATCAGTCGCCGTGGCGCCGCCCTGCATGTGATCCCGCAGCACGGTCCGCCTCGGATGGTGCGAGCCGCTCGGGTATTGCCAGCAGCTTGGGTAGAAACCGACAAAGGATGGTCTGACCGGACATGGCAGGTAGCAAAAGCGGAGCGGGCCGGGCCATCGGGCTCGCGGCGACGTTGGCCGTTGTGGCCTCGTGTACGACGACCGAAGACCCCGAAGACCATGGCTATCAGCTCACCAAGCTGCCCCCGGCAGCTGTCGGCGCGGTGTCTGTGGGACCGGCGCTCCCCGAAGCGGTCGACGATCGGGATTGGACCACGGTGTTCTTCTTCGACGAGGACGGAACCAACCTCGGACGGGTTGAGGGAAATGCCATCCACGGCAACCACATTCTGGTATCTGATCGCGGAATCGTTTCGGCTTCCTCGCGTGCGGTGACCACGCTCACTGATACCTCACGGACCGATACCCCGATGGGACACGAAACGATCGTCCGAGCCGCAGTGAACCAACCTGCAAGCGGTGCTTCGACGATTTGGTTCGACAACGGAACCGGCACCAGTTTCGTTTCGATCGACGCTGACGACGGCCCTACGTCGAGCACCGTGCCCGGTGTTGTGCAGACGTCGGCCTACTGCGGGAACCGGAGCTTCGCCGTCGTCGACGAATCTGTCGTCGGCACGGAAGGCGACCCGATCCAACACGGGCTCTACGAGATTCTGTCGGACGGGCGGCCTGTCGTGCGGGCGCAATGGGAGCATCCGGCCGAGTTCCGACCAGCGGTCGTCACGTCGGCGTGCTCAGGCGACGGACAGACAATTCTTGCCCTCTACCAGCGCACTGAGACGGACGATCGCACCCTGGGTTTGGTGCGGATCACCGTATCCGATGGCTCTCGATCCGAAACAGAACTCGAGATGCCGCGCGGCGAATCGAATGTCCGATCGGGTACCTCGGTGGCTGTCGATGATCGGCTCTACTGGATCAGTTCGGAAGGAAACGTGCTGTCCGCTGTTGTAGAAGGATCGCCGATCGTCACGCAGGAATGGGTGATTCCCGATGGCGACGAGATCGTCGCATCGGTGCACGGAACGACCGTTGCAGTGATCAGCTACCGCGGCGTCCCCACATTCTCCGAGTACGACCTTCGCACCGGTGAGCGGACGAGGGGGCCAATCGAGTTGCCCTGGCTCGATGACATCATCGGATCGGACACTGAGGCCGGGGGGAATTTCTACTCGATCTCCCATGCCGTCGGGTTGCCGGCGGGTCTCTAGTAGCCCACTACCTACACGGGCCCGGCAGTCTATCGCCGACCTGCCGCGCGAGACCGCAGAGAATCACCTCTGGCGTATCTCTGTGCGAGCGCCGCACACACGATCAGCTGAATCTGGTGGAAGATCATCAGCGGCAGCACGATCAGGCCCACCGGTTGATCTGCGAACAGGACGCTGGCCATCGCGAGACCTGCCGCGAGGCTCTTCTTCGATCCGCAGAAGACGATGACGATCCGGTCGGGGAGGCTGAATCCCAGCGCACGGCCGGTGAGGGCCGTGATCGCGAGAACTGCCGCGAGGAGTACGACACACACGACCACCACACCGACCACCTGTGAGGGTGAGACGGTGCTCCAGATTCCTTCACTCATGCTTGTGCTGAATGCCCAGAAGACAATCAGGAATATCGAGCCGCGATCGACGAACCTGGTGGGCTCTCGGTATTTCTGGAACCAGTCGATGACCAACGGCCGGAGCAACTGCCCAGCGAAGAATGGCACCAGTAGTTGGAGCACGATGTCCACGATCGACGTCAGGGTGATGCCGGCGCCGCCGTCCGCGCTCATCAGCAGGATCACCAGAGCCGGTGTCAGGAACACACCGAGGAGGTTGGACACCGATGCGCTCACGATTGCGCCGGCTACGTTGCCCTTCGCGATCGATGTGAACGCGATCGACGTCTGAACCGTCGAGGGAACCAGGCACAGGTAGAGAACGCCGGTGTATAGGTCCTCGCTGAGCACTCCCGGAACCAGCACGCCGAACCCGAGGCCGATCAGCGGAAAGAGTATGAAGGTCGCGGCCAACACGACGGAATGAAGCCGCCAGTGCTGCAACCCGCGCAGCGCCTCCGTTGGTGACAGGCGCACACCGTAGAGCAGGAACAGTATGCCGATCGCGATCCGGGTGGCCCAGTCGAGGACCGTCTGGCCACTGCCCGAGACGGGAAAGATGCTCCCCAGAATCGCCGCGGCGAGGACTCCCAGAATGAATCCGTCGATGTAGAACCGGCTGAGGAACTTCACCGTGCCAAGAATAGAGCGAAGCGGCCGTGCCGGTTCATCAACGCGGCCGACTCAGGGCGAGGCGGCGGGCAGGGTTTTCCGCCGCCCACCGCCTCTCGGATACAGCTCTATGCGGGTTTGTCTTCCGTCCACTTCGCGCAGTTGTCCGACGTTGTGAATGTGGTGTCGGTGTCCTTGATGATCACAATCGATGCAACGTTGTCTGCGGAGGTGGAGCCGTTTGCAGTACCGTCGGCGTCCGCAAGGGTCCATTCGCAACCCGCATCGCTGACGCTGTGGTAGGTGCCCGGCTTGATCTGACCCTCTTCCTCACCGATGGTGTACTCACCTTTTCCGGCGGGAATGGTCTCGGCCATCATCTGCCGCAGGCTCTCCGTGTTCAACATGATGCCGGAGGATGAGAACGACGTCGGCACGGGCGGCGCATCGTTCAACCACTCCCACTCGCAGTCGGCTGTCGTGTTGAACGACTCGTCGGTGGGTTCGATGATCACAAACGAGCTGTTGCCCTGGGCGACTACGACGTCGTCCTCTTCGGTCTCGCCGGCTACCGTGCGCGACCACTCGCAGTTCTGGCCCTCCGCGGTTTTGTACATGCCAGGGGTCATCTGGCCTTCATCGGTGCCAACCTCAGAGACGTTGTCCAACTCAGAGACATTGTCCAACTCCTGCGCATAGGCGACCCCGCCTGAGAGTAGGGCCAACGACGCCACTGCGGCGATCCCGATTGCTGTCCTGCGCATGCCACTCCATCACTAGATCGTTGTCGCGGTGCCTCATCGGCGGTGATCAGGAGAGCAGGCTACATCAATGTGGCGACAGAAAGTGACCCGAAATTCCCCGGAGTGTTGTGATGGTCAACACACTTACCCCGTAGTGAATGCCGCCTCGAGGCGTCAAGCTACGATCCAGCAACTCGATCATGCTCGAGCCGGAATCGCCTGTCGGCGAGCGAATTCAAGGCGCCTGCCAGATGATCGGCGCGGGCGCTCGTGACCGTCAACCGATCACCGCAGGCCGTCGTGACGATCACGGCCGGACCGGTTTTCGTCACGACACCGAAGTTGCGTGGGCTCTTCACCGTGAATCCCCAACCACCGAAGTCGTCGAACGGCTTGATCCGGTCGACGCGCGCCCCCTCGATTTCATCGATGCCATACCGCAGTGCGGTCATCCCCATGTTCACGACACTGATGCCGGACTGATCGACCACCACCCGGAATCGCACTCGGCTCACGATCAGCAACCCGAGAGGAATCAACACGCCTAGCGGCCACCACCCGTCGGCAAGTGCGCTCACGGCGACGGCCGGGGTGATCCCGAGCAGAACGAGCAACACCAATGAGCCGACGGTGCCGAAACCAATCGTGTCGGCGACCGTGCCCGGGTGGGCGGTTCGCGGCAACTGGGGTTCGGGCGGCTGGGTTGCCAGGACTCGGCGCCGGTAGTCGCGTAGCAGTGCTGCGCCTGCCATCCCGATTGCGGCGCCGATCACGACGCCGAGTCCGAGTGACCAGAAGGGAAGTTCGGTGTCTGCGGCATCCCGGACATCGAGTTGGATGCTCAGCATCACCACCTGAACCGTCAGGATCACGCCGACTACGGACAGTCCGATGACGAGCATCATGCGCCGCATCATCAGTGTCGCCGGGGCAAGAGCCGCGATTACAGAACATCCGCCGCCGAGGAGAACTGTCATCAGGGCGAACGTCCATGCACTCGAGGTCGGTGTGGCGAAGCCGTTCGGTGACGTAGTGGTCCAATGGGTCGCGATCTCGGCAGGCAGGCGCGGCTCCCATGCCTTCGTCAGGATCACGCCGGACAGCGCCGCGAGCACCGGCAGGACGAGGCCGAAGAGTGCTCCGGCAGGGTCGACGATGCGGGTGTGGTTCACCGGGCGGCCGTGGGCCGATCAGGACGGCTGGCAGACAGCCTTCAGTGAGCAGGCACCGCAGGAACTCC
It encodes:
- a CDS encoding tellurite resistance TerB family protein; amino-acid sequence: MGFWDQLKAKTQELNGQLQVKTAQFKNKEFANGAMAMCALIAAADGRIDPSERQKTAALIMSNEALKVFAPDELRQKFDWFCDKLQGDYDFGKVEATATIGRLKAKPEQARAVIQVGIIIGGADGDFDADEKMAVKQACFAVGIDPGEFDL
- a CDS encoding bile acid:sodium symporter family protein encodes the protein MKFLSRFYIDGFILGVLAAAILGSIFPVSGSGQTVLDWATRIAIGILFLLYGVRLSPTEALRGLQHWRLHSVVLAATFILFPLIGLGFGVLVPGVLSEDLYTGVLYLCLVPSTVQTSIAFTSIAKGNVAGAIVSASVSNLLGVFLTPALVILLMSADGGAGITLTSIVDIVLQLLVPFFAGQLLRPLVIDWFQKYREPTRFVDRGSIFLIVFWAFSTSMSEGIWSTVSPSQVVGVVVVCVVLLAAVLAITALTGRALGFSLPDRIVIVFCGSKKSLAAGLAMASVLFADQPVGLIVLPLMIFHQIQLIVCAALAQRYARGDSLRSRAAGRR
- a CDS encoding TerD family protein, which produces MGVSLTKGGNISLTKEAPGLTAVAVGLGWDLRTTTGQDFDLDASAIAVGADKKVVSPKHFVFYNNLESPEGAIKHTGDNLTGEGEGDDEVIKVDLTAVPANIESIVFPVAIYDADSRSQSFGQVSNAFIRVVNQADNSELARYDLSEDASTETAMVFGELYRHGSDWKFRAIGQGYASGLAGIARDYGVNA
- a CDS encoding YqgE/AlgH family protein, which codes for MAHGEEPEDRTASTEPVVRPGSLLVSSTDLVEPAFRRTVIYVIEHNDAGSLGVVINRPSETAVHDVLPQWSALAAPPGVLYVGGPVKRDAALCLATLRTGAQASGVPGLRRVHGRVVMVDLDSDPETIAPLVEGVRIFAGYSGWTYGQLDSELQREDWIVVSALASDVVAPARVDVWAQVLRRQPLPLAILATHPVDVERN
- a CDS encoding Mut7-C RNAse domain-containing protein, encoding MPLSRCEFRFYEELNDFLPPVLRQQTFEHDFDGTPSVKDRIEALGVPHTEVDLILVDGVSVGFTHLLRGGERVAVYPMFERFDLTDVTVLRPRPLRQPRFVLDVHLGRLAGYLRLLGFDTRYRNDFADIDLVNISLAEHRIVLTRDTGLLKRSALTHGAFVHETNPRHQLREMLDRFDLESQIAPFTRCARCNGLLEPVPREVGLDAAPPSVAQYAHDFTRCRDCDQLYWPGSHLPRLRQWLAAEIGVQFALDVQEARGSS
- a CDS encoding DUF1648 domain-containing protein; translated protein: MNHTRIVDPAGALFGLVLPVLAALSGVILTKAWEPRLPAEIATHWTTTSPNGFATPTSSAWTFALMTVLLGGGCSVIAALAPATLMMRRMMLVIGLSVVGVILTVQVVMLSIQLDVRDAADTELPFWSLGLGVVIGAAIGMAGAALLRDYRRRVLATQPPEPQLPRTAHPGTVADTIGFGTVGSLVLLVLLGITPAVAVSALADGWWPLGVLIPLGLLIVSRVRFRVVVDQSGISVVNMGMTALRYGIDEIEGARVDRIKPFDDFGGWGFTVKSPRNFGVVTKTGPAVIVTTACGDRLTVTSARADHLAGALNSLADRRFRLEHDRVAGS